The proteins below come from a single Triticum aestivum cultivar Chinese Spring chromosome 5D, IWGSC CS RefSeq v2.1, whole genome shotgun sequence genomic window:
- the LOC123123596 gene encoding pumilio homolog 24 isoform X1, with amino-acid sequence MAGGGDHPGAKKRKRVAAGRPEAPSKRAKGKKPYEAPAARGGGGSKEEPQPVTAMDERVAAEEMSESRKLDNNLVKELTMLCVKMKYHNTTTIRRCRLVTEALRKMDGKYLEIARSPTACVLQSCVKWCSQSERDPVFVALQPHLLDLSCDKYSCFLVNYIIKGASKEQFALFISSLHGHVASLLFHTIGVSVVNCAFRLATLPQKRSLLLELYSTEFQLFKDLTEQKSCSLLETISKLGLQKSSVLQHMATVIQTVLEKGIVEYSIVHMVILEYLIIADKTSALDMIHQLVPHLTRGTYAVHELSGLNRLSTKSKEKEKRSSEPLLIRIMQTKEGLKLGLVCLKHGREKDRKRISKCLKGQIMKLALNGYGCLFVICLLSIVDDTELYTEVVDELTKQLKELIFDKNGRRPLLQLFHPLCSRYLTPSDLVFLNYNVPSLVSKVNLDSKLDDVADKEHGGSEDTLVASDSKDLIKRQQELLVKSELYEVLIETCIENVGELLRTNFGKDVLYEVAVGGKNNFLEGVTDRIHVLHNAIACDAARPRTDYIDEHAFDNYHSSPIIRRMIFDCPAFAATLWKKALQGKCKLYADGFSSRVVAAYLESPDSRVKDLAKSELQPLIDGGILKPQEHKAEEEKSAMECSSDEWSEPKDTDIGDYAKKAYMDMKSGKLVVRFGTDRFTCPFCPRKKKQEYRYSGLLAHAISQSSYHAAKVKANHQALVNHLETDHADAATSSSMPVRHKLMLL; translated from the exons atggccggcggcggcgaccacCCGGGCGCCAAAAAGCGGAAGCGCGTGGCGGCGGGGAGGCCCGAGGCGCCGTCCAAGCGGGCCAAGGGGAAGAAGCCCTACGAAGCCcccgcggcgcgcggcggcggcgggtccaAGGAGGAGCCGCAGCCCGTCACCGCCATGGACGAGCGGGTCGCAGCCGAG GAAATGTCCGAGTCGAGGAAGCTCGATAACAACCTCGTGAAG GAACTCACAATGCTATGTGTAAAGATGAAATACCATAACACGACAACGATCAGGAGATGCAG GCTAGTTACCGAGGCTCTCCGTAAAATGGATGGGAAATATTTAGAAATTGCTAGATCCCCTACCGCATGCGTTCTTCAA TCATGCGTGAAGTGGTGCTCACAGTCAGAGAGGGATCCTGTTTTTGTTGCACTGCAGCCACATCTGCTCGATCTTTCTTGCGATAAATACTCTTGTTTCCTTGTGAATTATATCATAAAAGGGG CGAGTAAAGAACAGTTTGCCTTGTTCATCTCTTCCCTTCATGGTCATGTCGCTTCTCTACTGTTTCACACAATAGGAGTGTCAG TTGTTAATTGCGCCTTTCGTCTGGCGACACTGCCTCAGAAAAGAAGTTTGTTGTTGGAATTGTACTCCACCGAGTTTCAGCTGTTCAAGGACCTGACTGAACAAAAATCATGCAG TTTGTTAGAAACAATTTCCAAGCTTGGGCTACAGAAATCATCTGTCCTGCAGCATATGGCTACTGTTATCCAGACAGTTCTGGAAAAGGGTATTGTTGAGTATTCCATAGTACACATGGTCATATTGGAGTACTTAATAATAGCGGACAAG ACATCAGCCTTGGACATGATTCATCAGTTAGTCCCCCATCTTACTAGGGGGACATATGCCGTACATGAACTATCAGGTCTCAATAGATTATCAACGAAATCAAAAGAGAAGGAGAAAAGATCTTCGGAACCACTTCTCATTCGGATCATGCAGACGAAGGAAGGATTAAAATTAGGGCTTGTTTGCCTCAAGCATGGCCGTGAGAAG GATAGGAAGAGGATTAGCAAATGCTTGAAGGGGCAGATTATGAAGCTTGCTCTCAATGGTTATGGATGCCTT TTCGTTATTTGTCTTCTCTCCATTGTTGATGACACAGAACTTTATACTGAG GTTGTAGATGAGCTGACAAAGCAGTTAAAGGAACTCATATTTGACAAG AACGGGAGACGCCCATTGCTGCAGCTATTTCACCCACTTTGCTCACGTTATCTGACTCCGTCTGATTTGGTTTTTCTGAATTACAACGTGCCTTCCCTTGTTTCAAAG GTTAACTTGGATAGTAAGTTGGATGATGTAGCTGATAAAGAACACGGGGGTTCAGAAGACACACTGGTTGCATCTGATAGCAAGGACCTGATTAAACGGCAGCAAGAACTGTTGGTGAAAAGCGAGCTTTATGAG gtTCTCATTGAGACTTGCATTGAAAATGTTGGAGAGTTACTTAGAACAAACTTTGGGAAAGATGTACTATATGAG GTTGCTGTAGGTGGAAAAAATAACTTCTTGGAGGGGGTCACTGACAGGATCCACGTACTTCACAATGCTATAGCTTGTGACGCAGCGCGCCCGAGGACAGATTATATTGATGAGCACGCCTTTGATAACTACCACTCCAGCCCCATAATCAGAAGAATGATATTTGATTGTCCTGCATTTGCTGCTACCCTCTGGAAAAAAGCCCTCCAAGGGAAATGCAAGTTATATGCAGATGGATTCAG CTCTAGGGTGGTGGCTGCCTATCTGGAATCTCCAGATTCCAGGGTGAAGGATCTTGCGAAATCCGAGTTGCAACCGCTCATCGACGGTGGCATACTGAAGCCTCAGGAACATAAAGCAGAGGAGGAGAA GTCTGCCATGGAGTGTAGTTCCGACGAGTGGTCAGAGCCAAAGGATACAGATATTGGCGACTATGCTAAAAAAGCATACATGGATATGAAGTCTGGCAAGCTTGTGGTGAGGTTTGGCACTGACAGGTTTACATGCCCGTTCTGCCCCCGGAAGAAGAAGCAGGAATACCGTTACAGTGGTCTGCTTGCTCACGCTATTAGCCAATCATCCTACCATGCTGCAAAGGTGAAGGCAAACCACCAGGCCCTGGTTAATCATCTCGAGACGGACCATGCCGATGCAGCAACCTCATCCTCAATGCCTGTACGACACAAACTGATGTTGCTCTAA
- the LOC123123595 gene encoding pumilio homolog 24 isoform X2, producing MAGGGGPPGSKKRKRVAARRSKAKRAKGKKPYEAPAARGGGSTLEPQPVTAMDERVAAEEMSESREPDCNLDKELKVLCVKLRYHNMSTSRRCRLVTEALRKMDGKYLEIARSPTACVLQLCVKWCSHSERDPVFVALQPHLLDLSLDEHTVFLVHNIIKMATRKQFASFIYSLRGHVASLLCHTIGAAVLDHAFCQATRPQKRSLLLELYSTELQLSNDLKEEKPCSLLNIISKLGLQKSSVLQHMTTVIQPVLEKGIVEYSIVHTVILEYLTIADKTSALDVIRQLIPHLTQGTYAVDELSGVARFLGKSEVEKKRSSKPLLIQIMQTKEGLKLGLACLKHGLAEDRKRIIKSLKWRIMKLALSDYGCLFVICLLSIVDNTELVTEVVIDVLKKQLKELIFDKNGRHPLLQLFHPLCSRYLTLGELFYLNYNVPSLVSKVNFGSKLDDVADKEHGGSEDTLVASDSKEDPIKRQQELLVKSELYEVLIETCIENVGQLLRTNFGKDVLYEVAVGGKNSFLEGVTDRIHVLHNAIACDAARPRTDDGDEHAFDNYHSSRTIRRMILDCPAFAATLWKTALEGKCKLYADGFSSMVVGAYLESPDSMVKDLAKSELQLLIDGGILKPQEHKAEEKSAMECSSDESSELSDTDTGYHAKKAYKDLKSGKLVARFGTDRFRCPFCPEKKKLDYRYRELVQHVIVMGASKRPWKVRANHRALAKHLETDHTDAPGSSSMPLRQAEALYLSKIKRSQAGARSTCKPGR from the exons atggccggcggcggcggcccccCGGGCTCCAAAAAGCGGAAGCGCGTGGCGGCGAGGAGGTCCAAGGCCAAGCGGGCCAAGGGGAAGAAGCCCTACGAAGCCcccgcggcgcgcggcggcggctccACCTTGGAGCCGCAGCCCGTCACCGCCATGGACGAGCGGGTCGCAGCTGAG GAAATGTCCGAGTCGAGGGAGCCCGATTGCAACCTCGATAAG GAACTGAAAGTACTATGTGTAAAGTTGAGATACCATAACATGAGCACGAGCAGGAGATGCAG GCTAGTTACCGAGGCTCTCCGTAAAATGGATGGGAAATATTTAGAAATTGCTAGATCCCCTACCGCATGCGTTCTTCAA TTATGTGTGAAGTGGTGCTCACATTCAGAGAGGGATCCTGTTTTTGTTGCTCTGCAGCCACATTTGCTCGATCTTTCTCTTGATGAACACACTGTTTTCCTTGTGCATAATATCATAAAAATGG CCACTAGAAAACAGTTTGCCTCGTTCATCTATTCCCTTCGTGGGCATGTCGCTTCCCTTCTTTGTCACACAATAGGGGCGGCAG TTCTTGACCATGCCTTTTGTCAGGCGACGCGGCCTCAGAAAAGAAGTTTGTTGTTGGAATTGTACTCCACTGAGCTTCAGCTGTCCAATGACCTGAAAGAAGAAAAACCATGCAG TTTGCTAAACATAATTTCCAAGCTTGGACTACAGAAATCATCTGTCCTGCAGCATATGACTACTGTTATCCAGCCAGTTCTGGAAAAGGGTATTGTTGAGTATTCCATAGTACACACGGTCATATTGGAGTACTTAACAATTGCAGATAAG ACATCAGCCTTGGACGTGATTCGTCAATTAATCCCCCATCTTACTCAAGGGACATACGCCGTAGATGAACTATCAGGTGTCGCCAGATTTCTAGGGAAATCAGAAGTGGAGAAGAAAAGATCTTCAAAACCACTTCTCATTCAGATCATGCAGACGAAGGAAGGATTAAAATTAGGGCTTGCTTGCCTCAAGCATGGCCTTGCGGAG GATAGGAAGAGGATTATCAAAAGCTTGAAGTGGAGGATTATGAAGCTTGCTCTCAGTGATTATGGATGCCTT TTCGTTATTTGTCTTCTCTCCATTGTTGACAACACAGAACTTGTTACTGAG GTTGTAATTGATGTGTTGAAAAAGCAGTTAAAGGAACTCATATTCGACAAG AACGGGAGACACCCATTGCTGCAGCTCTTTCACCCACTTTGTTCACGTTATCTGACTCTGGGTGAATTGTTTTATCTGAACTACAACGTGCCTTCCCTTGTTTCAAAG GTTAACTTTGGTAGTAAGTTGGATGATGTAGCTGACAAAGAACATGGGGGTTCAGAAGACACACTGGTTGCATCTGATAGCAAGGAGGACCCGATTAAACGGCAGCAAGAACTGTTGGTGAAAAGCGAGCTTTATGAG gtTCTCATCGAGACTTGCATTGAAAATGTTGGACAGTTACTTCGAACAAACTTTGGCAAAGATGTACTATATGAG GTTGCTGTAGGTGGAAAAAATAGCTTCTTGGAGGGGGTCACTGACAGGATCCACGTACTTCACAATGCTATAGCTTGTGACGCAGCACGCCCGAGGACAGATGATGGTGATGAGCACGCCTTTGATAACTACCACTCCAGCCGCACAATCAGGAGAATGATACTTGATTGTCCTGCATTTGCTGCTACCCTCTGGAAAACAGCCCTCGAAGGGAAATGCAAGTTATATGCAGATGGATTCAG CTCCATGGTGGTGGGTGCCTATCTGGAATCTCCAGATTCCATGGTGAAGGATCTTGCGAAATCCGAGTTGCAACTGCTCATCGACGGTGGCATACTGAAGCCTCAGGAACATAAAGCAGAGGAGAA GTCTGCCATGGAGTGTAGTTCCGACGAGTCGTCAGAGCTAAGCGATACTGATACTGGCTACCATGCCAAAAAAGCATACAAGGATTTGAAGTCTGGGAAGCTTGTGGCGAGGTTTGGCACTGACAGGTTTAGATGCCCGTTCTGCCCCGAGAAGAAGAAGCTGGACTACCGTTACCGTGAGCTGGTTCAGCATGTCATTGTCATGGGTGCATCCAAGCGTCCTTGGAAGGTGAGGGCAAACCACCGGGCCCTGGCTAAACATCTCGAGACGGACCATACTGATGCACCAGGCTCATCCTCAATGCCTCTACGACAAGCTGAGGCACTGTACCTCTCTAAAATAAAGAGAAGTCAAGCTGGGGCAAGATCTACCTGCAAACCAGGCAGATAA
- the LOC123123595 gene encoding pumilio homolog 24 isoform X1 yields MAGGGGPPGSKKRKRVAARRSKAKRAKGKKPYEAPAARGGGSTLEPQPVTAMDERVAAEEMSESREPDCNLDKELKVLCVKLRYHNMSTSRRCRLVTEALRKMDGKYLEIARSPTACVLQLCVKWCSHSERDPVFVALQPHLLDLSLDEHTVFLVHNIIKMATRKQFASFIYSLRGHVASLLCHTIGAAVLDHAFCQATRPQKRSLLLELYSTELQLSNDLKEEKPCRFSLLNIISKLGLQKSSVLQHMTTVIQPVLEKGIVEYSIVHTVILEYLTIADKTSALDVIRQLIPHLTQGTYAVDELSGVARFLGKSEVEKKRSSKPLLIQIMQTKEGLKLGLACLKHGLAEDRKRIIKSLKWRIMKLALSDYGCLFVICLLSIVDNTELVTEVVIDVLKKQLKELIFDKNGRHPLLQLFHPLCSRYLTLGELFYLNYNVPSLVSKVNFGSKLDDVADKEHGGSEDTLVASDSKEDPIKRQQELLVKSELYEVLIETCIENVGQLLRTNFGKDVLYEVAVGGKNSFLEGVTDRIHVLHNAIACDAARPRTDDGDEHAFDNYHSSRTIRRMILDCPAFAATLWKTALEGKCKLYADGFSSMVVGAYLESPDSMVKDLAKSELQLLIDGGILKPQEHKAEEKSAMECSSDESSELSDTDTGYHAKKAYKDLKSGKLVARFGTDRFRCPFCPEKKKLDYRYRELVQHVIVMGASKRPWKVRANHRALAKHLETDHTDAPGSSSMPLRQAEALYLSKIKRSQAGARSTCKPGR; encoded by the exons atggccggcggcggcggcccccCGGGCTCCAAAAAGCGGAAGCGCGTGGCGGCGAGGAGGTCCAAGGCCAAGCGGGCCAAGGGGAAGAAGCCCTACGAAGCCcccgcggcgcgcggcggcggctccACCTTGGAGCCGCAGCCCGTCACCGCCATGGACGAGCGGGTCGCAGCTGAG GAAATGTCCGAGTCGAGGGAGCCCGATTGCAACCTCGATAAG GAACTGAAAGTACTATGTGTAAAGTTGAGATACCATAACATGAGCACGAGCAGGAGATGCAG GCTAGTTACCGAGGCTCTCCGTAAAATGGATGGGAAATATTTAGAAATTGCTAGATCCCCTACCGCATGCGTTCTTCAA TTATGTGTGAAGTGGTGCTCACATTCAGAGAGGGATCCTGTTTTTGTTGCTCTGCAGCCACATTTGCTCGATCTTTCTCTTGATGAACACACTGTTTTCCTTGTGCATAATATCATAAAAATGG CCACTAGAAAACAGTTTGCCTCGTTCATCTATTCCCTTCGTGGGCATGTCGCTTCCCTTCTTTGTCACACAATAGGGGCGGCAG TTCTTGACCATGCCTTTTGTCAGGCGACGCGGCCTCAGAAAAGAAGTTTGTTGTTGGAATTGTACTCCACTGAGCTTCAGCTGTCCAATGACCTGAAAGAAGAAAAACCATGCAGGTTCAG TTTGCTAAACATAATTTCCAAGCTTGGACTACAGAAATCATCTGTCCTGCAGCATATGACTACTGTTATCCAGCCAGTTCTGGAAAAGGGTATTGTTGAGTATTCCATAGTACACACGGTCATATTGGAGTACTTAACAATTGCAGATAAG ACATCAGCCTTGGACGTGATTCGTCAATTAATCCCCCATCTTACTCAAGGGACATACGCCGTAGATGAACTATCAGGTGTCGCCAGATTTCTAGGGAAATCAGAAGTGGAGAAGAAAAGATCTTCAAAACCACTTCTCATTCAGATCATGCAGACGAAGGAAGGATTAAAATTAGGGCTTGCTTGCCTCAAGCATGGCCTTGCGGAG GATAGGAAGAGGATTATCAAAAGCTTGAAGTGGAGGATTATGAAGCTTGCTCTCAGTGATTATGGATGCCTT TTCGTTATTTGTCTTCTCTCCATTGTTGACAACACAGAACTTGTTACTGAG GTTGTAATTGATGTGTTGAAAAAGCAGTTAAAGGAACTCATATTCGACAAG AACGGGAGACACCCATTGCTGCAGCTCTTTCACCCACTTTGTTCACGTTATCTGACTCTGGGTGAATTGTTTTATCTGAACTACAACGTGCCTTCCCTTGTTTCAAAG GTTAACTTTGGTAGTAAGTTGGATGATGTAGCTGACAAAGAACATGGGGGTTCAGAAGACACACTGGTTGCATCTGATAGCAAGGAGGACCCGATTAAACGGCAGCAAGAACTGTTGGTGAAAAGCGAGCTTTATGAG gtTCTCATCGAGACTTGCATTGAAAATGTTGGACAGTTACTTCGAACAAACTTTGGCAAAGATGTACTATATGAG GTTGCTGTAGGTGGAAAAAATAGCTTCTTGGAGGGGGTCACTGACAGGATCCACGTACTTCACAATGCTATAGCTTGTGACGCAGCACGCCCGAGGACAGATGATGGTGATGAGCACGCCTTTGATAACTACCACTCCAGCCGCACAATCAGGAGAATGATACTTGATTGTCCTGCATTTGCTGCTACCCTCTGGAAAACAGCCCTCGAAGGGAAATGCAAGTTATATGCAGATGGATTCAG CTCCATGGTGGTGGGTGCCTATCTGGAATCTCCAGATTCCATGGTGAAGGATCTTGCGAAATCCGAGTTGCAACTGCTCATCGACGGTGGCATACTGAAGCCTCAGGAACATAAAGCAGAGGAGAA GTCTGCCATGGAGTGTAGTTCCGACGAGTCGTCAGAGCTAAGCGATACTGATACTGGCTACCATGCCAAAAAAGCATACAAGGATTTGAAGTCTGGGAAGCTTGTGGCGAGGTTTGGCACTGACAGGTTTAGATGCCCGTTCTGCCCCGAGAAGAAGAAGCTGGACTACCGTTACCGTGAGCTGGTTCAGCATGTCATTGTCATGGGTGCATCCAAGCGTCCTTGGAAGGTGAGGGCAAACCACCGGGCCCTGGCTAAACATCTCGAGACGGACCATACTGATGCACCAGGCTCATCCTCAATGCCTCTACGACAAGCTGAGGCACTGTACCTCTCTAAAATAAAGAGAAGTCAAGCTGGGGCAAGATCTACCTGCAAACCAGGCAGATAA
- the LOC123123596 gene encoding pumilio homolog 24 isoform X2, producing MAGGGDHPGAKKRKRVAAGRPEAPSKRAKGKKPYEAPAARGGGGSKEEPQPVTAMDERVAAEEMSESRKLDNNLVKELTMLCVKMKYHNTTTIRRCRLVTEALRKMDGKYLEIARSPTACVLQSCVKWCSQSERDPVFVALQPHLLDLSCDKYSCFLVNYIIKGASKEQFALFISSLHGHVASLLFHTIGVSVVNCAFRLATLPQKRSLLLELYSTEFQLFKDLTEQKSCSLLETISKLGLQKSSVLQHMATVIQTVLEKGIVEYSIVHMVILEYLIIADKTSALDMIHQLVPHLTRGTYAVHELSGLNRLSTKSKEKEKRSSEPLLIRIMQTKEGLKLGLVCLKHGREKDRKRISKCLKGQIMKLALNGYGCLFVICLLSIVDDTELYTEVVDELTKQLKELIFDKVNLDSKLDDVADKEHGGSEDTLVASDSKDLIKRQQELLVKSELYEVLIETCIENVGELLRTNFGKDVLYEVAVGGKNNFLEGVTDRIHVLHNAIACDAARPRTDYIDEHAFDNYHSSPIIRRMIFDCPAFAATLWKKALQGKCKLYADGFSSRVVAAYLESPDSRVKDLAKSELQPLIDGGILKPQEHKAEEEKSAMECSSDEWSEPKDTDIGDYAKKAYMDMKSGKLVVRFGTDRFTCPFCPRKKKQEYRYSGLLAHAISQSSYHAAKVKANHQALVNHLETDHADAATSSSMPVRHKLMLL from the exons atggccggcggcggcgaccacCCGGGCGCCAAAAAGCGGAAGCGCGTGGCGGCGGGGAGGCCCGAGGCGCCGTCCAAGCGGGCCAAGGGGAAGAAGCCCTACGAAGCCcccgcggcgcgcggcggcggcgggtccaAGGAGGAGCCGCAGCCCGTCACCGCCATGGACGAGCGGGTCGCAGCCGAG GAAATGTCCGAGTCGAGGAAGCTCGATAACAACCTCGTGAAG GAACTCACAATGCTATGTGTAAAGATGAAATACCATAACACGACAACGATCAGGAGATGCAG GCTAGTTACCGAGGCTCTCCGTAAAATGGATGGGAAATATTTAGAAATTGCTAGATCCCCTACCGCATGCGTTCTTCAA TCATGCGTGAAGTGGTGCTCACAGTCAGAGAGGGATCCTGTTTTTGTTGCACTGCAGCCACATCTGCTCGATCTTTCTTGCGATAAATACTCTTGTTTCCTTGTGAATTATATCATAAAAGGGG CGAGTAAAGAACAGTTTGCCTTGTTCATCTCTTCCCTTCATGGTCATGTCGCTTCTCTACTGTTTCACACAATAGGAGTGTCAG TTGTTAATTGCGCCTTTCGTCTGGCGACACTGCCTCAGAAAAGAAGTTTGTTGTTGGAATTGTACTCCACCGAGTTTCAGCTGTTCAAGGACCTGACTGAACAAAAATCATGCAG TTTGTTAGAAACAATTTCCAAGCTTGGGCTACAGAAATCATCTGTCCTGCAGCATATGGCTACTGTTATCCAGACAGTTCTGGAAAAGGGTATTGTTGAGTATTCCATAGTACACATGGTCATATTGGAGTACTTAATAATAGCGGACAAG ACATCAGCCTTGGACATGATTCATCAGTTAGTCCCCCATCTTACTAGGGGGACATATGCCGTACATGAACTATCAGGTCTCAATAGATTATCAACGAAATCAAAAGAGAAGGAGAAAAGATCTTCGGAACCACTTCTCATTCGGATCATGCAGACGAAGGAAGGATTAAAATTAGGGCTTGTTTGCCTCAAGCATGGCCGTGAGAAG GATAGGAAGAGGATTAGCAAATGCTTGAAGGGGCAGATTATGAAGCTTGCTCTCAATGGTTATGGATGCCTT TTCGTTATTTGTCTTCTCTCCATTGTTGATGACACAGAACTTTATACTGAG GTTGTAGATGAGCTGACAAAGCAGTTAAAGGAACTCATATTTGACAAG GTTAACTTGGATAGTAAGTTGGATGATGTAGCTGATAAAGAACACGGGGGTTCAGAAGACACACTGGTTGCATCTGATAGCAAGGACCTGATTAAACGGCAGCAAGAACTGTTGGTGAAAAGCGAGCTTTATGAG gtTCTCATTGAGACTTGCATTGAAAATGTTGGAGAGTTACTTAGAACAAACTTTGGGAAAGATGTACTATATGAG GTTGCTGTAGGTGGAAAAAATAACTTCTTGGAGGGGGTCACTGACAGGATCCACGTACTTCACAATGCTATAGCTTGTGACGCAGCGCGCCCGAGGACAGATTATATTGATGAGCACGCCTTTGATAACTACCACTCCAGCCCCATAATCAGAAGAATGATATTTGATTGTCCTGCATTTGCTGCTACCCTCTGGAAAAAAGCCCTCCAAGGGAAATGCAAGTTATATGCAGATGGATTCAG CTCTAGGGTGGTGGCTGCCTATCTGGAATCTCCAGATTCCAGGGTGAAGGATCTTGCGAAATCCGAGTTGCAACCGCTCATCGACGGTGGCATACTGAAGCCTCAGGAACATAAAGCAGAGGAGGAGAA GTCTGCCATGGAGTGTAGTTCCGACGAGTGGTCAGAGCCAAAGGATACAGATATTGGCGACTATGCTAAAAAAGCATACATGGATATGAAGTCTGGCAAGCTTGTGGTGAGGTTTGGCACTGACAGGTTTACATGCCCGTTCTGCCCCCGGAAGAAGAAGCAGGAATACCGTTACAGTGGTCTGCTTGCTCACGCTATTAGCCAATCATCCTACCATGCTGCAAAGGTGAAGGCAAACCACCAGGCCCTGGTTAATCATCTCGAGACGGACCATGCCGATGCAGCAACCTCATCCTCAATGCCTGTACGACACAAACTGATGTTGCTCTAA